Proteins from one Fibrobacterota bacterium genomic window:
- a CDS encoding AAA family ATPase produces MGVKKPLILRGARQVGKTWLIRDPAQRHGLDLLELNFERNPEYRKHFSANTPRQVLDDLSLVLGRSIQPQRSLLLLDEIQVTGEMLGKLRWFAEESPELPVVASGSLLEFSFKNHLCAFSTWRARKSLHQFMHDKKLSLAVRCDANPPAFVPNKESPAIPAGDRRPKGPYRTITFPINNRTRRNVEFILPD; encoded by the coding sequence GTGGGAGTTAAAAAGCCACTTATCCTCAGAGGGGCGCGCCAGGTCGGCAAGACTTGGCTGATTCGGGATCCGGCCCAACGGCATGGGCTCGATCTGCTCGAGCTCAATTTCGAGCGCAATCCGGAATATCGGAAGCATTTTTCGGCGAACACTCCCCGCCAAGTGCTGGATGATCTCTCCCTGGTCCTGGGCAGATCAATCCAACCGCAACGAAGTTTGTTGTTGCTCGACGAGATCCAAGTCACGGGGGAAATGCTCGGTAAGTTGCGCTGGTTCGCGGAAGAATCGCCGGAGCTACCGGTAGTTGCCTCCGGCTCGCTGCTCGAATTCTCGTTTAAGAATCACTTATGCGCCTTCTCGACCTGGCGGGCACGGAAAAGCCTTCACCAGTTCATGCATGACAAGAAGCTGTCGCTCGCCGTGCGCTGCGACGCCAATCCGCCTGCCTTTGTACCTAATAAGGAATCTCCCGCAATTCCTGCCGGAGATAGGAGACCAAAAGGCCCCTATCGTACGATTACTTTTCCGATCAATAATCGAACCAGGCGGAACGTGGAATTTATTCTCCCGGATTGA